The genomic segment TCCGCTTCGGAGACCGTCAAATCCCGCACCGTTTGGGCGCGATAGACGTCATAGGTCCACTTGCGTTCCCAACGGCGCAGATCCTCGACGATGTGCGCAGAATCGGCATATCCCTCTTGCTCTGCGATGTGCATAAATTGTTCATTTTTAAACATGGTGCCGATCTCGGTGATCAGCGTCTCTTTGAACTCCTCGTACGAGCGGCTCTGTTTAAGCGGGCGGCGGTAATAATTCATGTACGCCAAATAGTCCAGCACCGCTTTGGATCCGCCCCGATAGGTTAGCAGCGTTTGATCTTTTAAAGCCCGCAGCTGCTTGAGATAGGCCTTGGCCGTGTCCGGCGCATTTTGAACCGCCTCCACCACAGAGGTCTCCGGCAATCCCTCCCGGATCCAGTCATACAGAGCGGGCGCCATGGCCTCGACCACACCGCCTTTAACCCGGACATCGAGCGGTGTGATCAGAGAATCCATCAGGCTGTGTACGATCCGGTCTGCTTCAATATCGTGAAGCCGGTCGGCCATCTGCTTTCTTTTCGCGCCGCTATGCAACTCTTCTTCTTTGATCCCCTGACGGTTGATGTCGGTTATCTGCACGAGCGCATAGCCGTTGCCATAGGGGATGGGATCAGAGACCTTCCCTATCTCCAGGTCCTTGATCCGCTCAAACGCCTCCGGCTGCAGATCCAGATAGTCGATCCAATCGGTTTCATACTGCCGTTTTCCTTTTTGCGGCGTCTCCCTGAAAGCCTGTTGTTTGGCGATAAAATCCTTAAGGTCTGTTTTGCGCGCCTGGATCAACGCTTTCTGCGCCTCGTCGAGCGAAGGCGTCGGCCAGATGATCATGCGCCACTTGATGGTTCCTCTTTGAATCGCCTTCTGCAGCTCGTCTTCGGGAATTTTCACACGGCTGTGAACGTGTTTAAGGTAAAAAGCCTCTAAAAGATCATTGCGTCGGCGATTAGCCACGCGGGACGCGACATACCGGCTTTTGTGCAGGCCCAGGCGATAGCCTTCATTGGCCAGCAGCAGTTCTTTGACCATATAGTCCAGATAGGTGCGCCGCGGATCAGGGCCCTGCCGCAGCGGCGCGAAACTGAACTCATAACTGTATTTGAATTCCTCCGCCGTGATGACCCGGTCTCCGACCTTGGCGAGAACCAGCTCACTCAGCGGTTTGGTTTTTTTCTCTCTTGCGCAGCTGAAAACCATGCAGCCTGCGACAAACAAGAGCAACCACCTTACGAGGGTGGCGCCTTCCGAAGGTTGCCTCATTTGATGATGGCGAATTTGCCCCGTGAGATGCCGAGGTCGTCCGCTTCCACGACAAAGAAATACATGCCAAAGGCGACCTCCGGCCCGTCTTCGGAGGTCAGATCCCAAGACTCGCGGCCAAAGTCCATGGCTGAGTTGTGCTTCAGCTCCTTGATTAGTTTGCCGCTGACGGAAAAGATTTTGATCGTGCACACCGGCGGCAGGTTGACAAAATCCACCCGCCGCTGCTGATAGCCGGCCAATTCATAGATCGATTCGTAGCTGCTGGCCACTACATAGGGATCCGGAACCACATAGATGTTGTGTAGGTCCCGCTTGGCCTGCTCCTTAAGCCACTGCCCGCCTTCAACGGTGAAGCGGTATTTGTCGTGCCGCGTCGGATTGCGCGTGGTCTTAAAGCGATAGATGTCGCCCGCTTTTAACGGAATGACGGGGTTCAAAGAATCAAACGGATTTTTAATAAAGCGCACCTGCCAGGAGGCGTGGTACTGCCCCTTTTGATGCTTGGGAAACATGATGGTGATGCGCGTGCTGTCCCAGATCTGCCC from the bacterium genome contains:
- a CDS encoding peptidyl-prolyl cis-trans isomerase, yielding MFVAGCMVFSCAREKKTKPLSELVLAKVGDRVITAEEFKYSYEFSFAPLRQGPDPRRTYLDYMVKELLLANEGYRLGLHKSRYVASRVANRRRNDLLEAFYLKHVHSRVKIPEDELQKAIQRGTIKWRMIIWPTPSLDEAQKALIQARKTDLKDFIAKQQAFRETPQKGKRQYETDWIDYLDLQPEAFERIKDLEIGKVSDPIPYGNGYALVQITDINRQGIKEEELHSGAKRKQMADRLHDIEADRIVHSLMDSLITPLDVRVKGGVVEAMAPALYDWIREGLPETSVVEAVQNAPDTAKAYLKQLRALKDQTLLTYRGGSKAVLDYLAYMNYYRRPLKQSRSYEEFKETLITEIGTMFKNEQFMHIAEQEGYADSAHIVEDLRRWERKWTYDVYRAQTVRDLTVSEAEMHDFFRNRWRELLIADVDTTRFYKYEHEVHNLLMHEKHLQRLQERLTELEKRYPVFIDEALLSKLALSDSARSNLTSFFVRKNFTGEALVPIVDMKWLRF